From Sodalis glossinidius str. 'morsitans', the proteins below share one genomic window:
- the purD gene encoding phosphoribosylamine--glycine ligase, with translation MNILIIGNGGREHSLAWKAAQSTLADNVYVAPGNAGTALEPALQNVDIAATDIPALVAFAREQHIGLTIVGPEAPLVQGVVDAFRAADLKIFGPTQAAAQLEGSKAFSKDFLARHGIPTARYENFTEVAPALDYVRQQGAPIVIKADGLAAGKGVIVAMTQVEAESAVNDMLAGNAFGDAGHRIVIEEFLDGEEASFIVMVDGEHVLPMATSQDHKRVGDGDTGPNTGGMGAYSPAPVVTDEVHRRVMEQVIWPTVKGMAAEGNVYTGFLYAGLMISPDGQPKVIEFNCRFGDPETQPIMLRMRSDLVAHCLAATEGRLNEERSEWDERPALGVVLAAGGYPGDYLTGDEISGLPATEAEGEKIFHAGTRLHQGKVLTQGGRVLCITALGATVADAQAKAYRAAQAVQWRESFCRRDIGYRAIARDV, from the coding sequence ATGAATATTTTAATTATCGGCAACGGTGGACGTGAACACTCCTTGGCCTGGAAAGCTGCTCAGTCGACGCTTGCCGACAACGTCTATGTCGCGCCCGGCAATGCCGGCACCGCGCTGGAGCCGGCGCTGCAAAATGTGGATATCGCCGCCACCGATATTCCGGCGCTGGTAGCCTTCGCCCGGGAGCAACACATCGGGCTGACCATTGTCGGTCCTGAAGCGCCGCTGGTGCAGGGCGTGGTGGATGCCTTCCGCGCCGCCGATCTGAAGATTTTTGGCCCGACGCAGGCCGCCGCGCAGTTGGAAGGCTCCAAAGCTTTCAGCAAAGACTTTCTCGCCCGCCACGGTATACCGACCGCACGCTATGAAAACTTTACCGAGGTTGCGCCGGCGCTGGACTATGTGCGTCAGCAAGGGGCGCCTATCGTCATCAAAGCGGACGGCCTGGCCGCCGGTAAAGGCGTAATCGTCGCCATGACGCAGGTGGAAGCGGAATCCGCCGTAAACGATATGTTGGCAGGTAACGCTTTTGGCGATGCCGGGCATCGTATTGTCATCGAGGAATTTCTCGATGGCGAAGAGGCCAGCTTTATTGTCATGGTGGACGGTGAGCATGTGTTGCCAATGGCCACCAGCCAAGATCATAAACGCGTCGGCGATGGGGATACCGGTCCGAACACCGGCGGCATGGGCGCCTATTCGCCGGCGCCGGTAGTTACCGACGAGGTGCACCGCCGGGTGATGGAGCAGGTCATTTGGCCAACGGTAAAGGGGATGGCGGCTGAAGGCAATGTCTACACCGGCTTCCTGTATGCCGGTTTGATGATAAGCCCTGATGGTCAGCCGAAAGTTATTGAGTTCAACTGCCGCTTTGGCGATCCGGAAACCCAACCTATTATGCTGCGCATGCGCTCTGATCTGGTCGCCCACTGCCTGGCGGCCACCGAAGGCCGTTTGAACGAGGAAAGGTCCGAATGGGATGAACGGCCGGCGCTGGGTGTGGTATTGGCGGCGGGAGGCTATCCCGGCGACTACCTCACTGGGGATGAAATCAGCGGTCTACCGGCAACCGAGGCGGAAGGAGAAAAAATCTTTCACGCCGGTACCCGCCTGCATCAGGGCAAGGTACTGACCCAGGGAGGTCGCGTGCTATGCATCACCGCGCTGGGAGCCACTGTTGCCGATGCGCAGGCGAAGGCCTACCGCGCGGCCCAGGCCGTCCAATGGCGGGAAAGCTTCTGCCGCCGCGATATCGGCTACCGCGCTATAGCCCGCGACGTCTGA
- a CDS encoding toxin glutamine deamidase domain-containing protein yields the protein MFDSIAAMLDSANAQPQCNAVLCVKRPCSFWRRLFSPTDGHACNVVKVDQMLFLVDAQKRRCRTLSPTDDRAIQLRQIAHFLGPIASGAGCLQWFDVGF from the coding sequence ATGTTTGATTCCATTGCAGCGATGTTGGACAGCGCTAATGCTCAACCGCAGTGCAATGCGGTGCTTTGCGTAAAGCGTCCGTGCAGCTTTTGGCGCAGATTATTCTCTCCCACCGATGGTCACGCCTGTAATGTAGTAAAAGTCGACCAGATGCTCTTTCTCGTTGATGCGCAGAAGAGACGTTGCCGGACACTTTCACCTACGGACGATCGCGCCATCCAGCTCCGGCAAATAGCGCATTTTCTTGGACCTATCGCCTCTGGTGCGGGTTGCCTGCAATGGTTTGATGTCGGATTCTAA
- a CDS encoding YjaG family protein — translation MLRNPIHLRLEKLASWQHITFMASLCERMYPNYQLFCQQTGFGDAAIFRRILALVWETLVVKDAKVNFDLQLEKLEEAIPAADDYDFYGVYPAIDACVALSEVLHSRLSGETLSHVITVSETSIRSVAMVEMTQAQREMTEEALNALPAIGQEWDVQWEIYRLLADCEDRDIELIKGLRADLREAGISNIGINLQQ, via the coding sequence ATGTTACGTAATCCGATACATTTACGCCTGGAAAAGCTGGCAAGCTGGCAACATATCACGTTTATGGCGTCCCTCTGTGAGCGTATGTATCCTAATTACCAGCTGTTTTGTCAGCAAACCGGTTTCGGCGACGCGGCCATCTTTCGGCGCATTCTAGCTCTCGTCTGGGAGACGTTGGTAGTAAAAGATGCTAAGGTCAATTTTGATTTACAGCTGGAAAAGCTGGAGGAAGCGATTCCTGCCGCCGATGATTATGACTTTTACGGCGTTTATCCCGCGATAGATGCCTGTGTTGCACTTAGTGAAGTTTTGCATTCCCGTTTGAGCGGAGAAACGTTGTCGCATGTTATCACCGTAAGCGAGACGTCAATTCGCAGTGTGGCGATGGTTGAAATGACCCAGGCGCAACGGGAAATGACCGAAGAAGCGCTTAATGCGCTGCCGGCTATTGGGCAGGAATGGGATGTGCAATGGGAAATTTATCGTTTATTGGCGGATTGCGAAGATCGTGATATTGAATTAATTAAAGGACTGCGTGCCGATCTGCGCGAGGCCGGAATTAGCAATATTGGGATAAATTTGCAGCAATAA
- the hupA gene encoding nucleoid-associated protein HU-alpha produces the protein MNKTQLIDVIADKADLSKAQAKSALESTLAAITESLKEGDAVQLVGFGTFKINHRSERTGRNPQTGKEIKIAAANVPVFVSGKALKDAVK, from the coding sequence ATGAACAAGACTCAACTGATTGATGTAATTGCTGATAAAGCTGATCTTTCTAAGGCACAAGCGAAGTCGGCGCTAGAATCCACTTTGGCAGCAATTACCGAGTCTCTTAAAGAGGGTGATGCAGTACAATTGGTTGGTTTCGGCACTTTCAAAATTAATCATCGTAGCGAACGCACTGGCCGCAATCCGCAGACTGGCAAAGAAATCAAAATCGCAGCTGCCAACGTGCCTGTCTTTGTTTCTGGTAAAGCATTGAAAGACGCAGTCAAATAA
- the purH gene encoding bifunctional phosphoribosylaminoimidazolecarboxamide formyltransferase/IMP cyclohydrolase, whose amino-acid sequence MQPPRPVRRALLSVSDKTGILAFARSLSERGVELLSTGGTARLLAEAGLPVTEVSDYTGFPEMMDGRVKTLHPKVHGGILGRRDIDDAIMREHDIAPIDMVVVNLYPFAATVARAECTREEAVENIDIGGPTMVRSAAKNHKDVAIVVNSANYPAVVAEMDQHSGSLTLETRFDLAIKAFEHTAAYDSMIANYFGSQVPAYHGDAKQPSGRFPRTLNLNFIKKQDMRYGENSHQMAAFYTDPETPEASVATAQQLQGKALSYNNIADTDAALECVKTFTEAACVIVKHANPCGVATSDTLLAAYNRAYQTDPTSAFGGIIAFNRPLDADTAKAIVSRQFVEVIIAPAVDDDALGVLAGKQNVRVLACGNLQQPSPGLDFKRVNGGLLVQERDVGMVDLQDLSVVTERQPTEEEMRDALFCWKVAKFVKSNAIVYARYQRTIGIGAGQMSRVYSAKIAGIKAADEGLDVKGSAMASDAFFPFRDGIDAAAAVGVRCVIQPGGSIHDNEIIAAANEHGIAMIFTHMRHFRH is encoded by the coding sequence ATGCAACCACCACGTCCTGTCCGTCGCGCGCTGCTCAGCGTTTCCGATAAAACCGGTATTTTGGCGTTCGCCCGGTCGCTGTCCGAGCGAGGCGTTGAGCTGCTTTCCACCGGCGGCACCGCCCGCCTGCTGGCCGAAGCGGGTCTACCGGTCACCGAAGTGTCCGACTATACGGGCTTTCCCGAAATGATGGACGGGCGGGTTAAAACGCTGCATCCCAAAGTGCATGGCGGGATCCTGGGCCGGCGCGATATCGATGACGCCATTATGCGCGAGCATGACATTGCCCCAATCGACATGGTGGTCGTCAACCTGTACCCCTTTGCAGCCACAGTGGCGCGCGCGGAGTGTACCCGTGAAGAGGCGGTGGAAAATATCGATATCGGTGGCCCGACAATGGTGCGCTCCGCCGCCAAGAACCATAAAGATGTCGCCATTGTGGTCAATAGCGCCAACTATCCCGCGGTTGTGGCGGAAATGGATCAGCACAGCGGCTCGCTCACCCTGGAGACCCGTTTCGACCTCGCTATCAAGGCGTTTGAACACACCGCTGCCTATGACAGTATGATTGCCAACTATTTCGGCAGCCAGGTGCCGGCCTATCACGGCGATGCAAAGCAACCTTCCGGCCGCTTCCCGCGCACCCTCAATCTTAACTTTATCAAGAAACAGGATATGCGCTACGGCGAGAACAGCCACCAGATGGCGGCGTTTTATACCGATCCCGAGACGCCGGAAGCGTCGGTGGCCACCGCGCAGCAGCTACAGGGGAAGGCGCTTTCCTATAATAATATCGCCGATACCGATGCGGCGCTCGAATGCGTAAAAACCTTTACCGAGGCGGCTTGCGTTATTGTCAAGCATGCCAACCCGTGCGGCGTGGCTACCAGCGATACCCTGTTGGCGGCCTATAATCGCGCCTACCAGACCGATCCGACGTCTGCGTTTGGCGGGATTATTGCTTTCAACCGGCCGCTGGACGCCGATACTGCCAAAGCGATTGTGAGTCGCCAATTTGTTGAGGTTATCATCGCACCTGCGGTCGACGACGACGCTCTGGGCGTGCTGGCCGGCAAGCAGAACGTGCGGGTACTGGCCTGCGGCAATTTGCAGCAGCCGTCGCCGGGATTGGATTTCAAACGGGTTAACGGCGGCCTGCTGGTGCAGGAGCGCGACGTCGGCATGGTGGACCTGCAGGATTTGAGTGTGGTCACCGAGCGCCAGCCGACAGAAGAGGAAATGCGCGATGCGCTTTTCTGCTGGAAAGTGGCCAAGTTCGTGAAATCCAACGCCATCGTTTATGCCCGCTACCAGCGCACCATCGGTATCGGCGCCGGGCAAATGAGCCGCGTTTATTCGGCAAAAATCGCCGGCATCAAGGCGGCGGACGAAGGTCTGGACGTCAAGGGATCGGCGATGGCCTCAGACGCTTTCTTCCCCTTCCGCGACGGTATTGATGCCGCGGCGGCGGTGGGCGTGCGTTGCGTCATTCAGCCAGGCGGATCGATTCACGATAATGAAATCATCGCCGCCGCCAATGAGCATGGCATTGCCATGATCTTCACCCATATGCGTCATTTCCGCCATTAA
- the nfi gene encoding deoxyribonuclease V (cleaves DNA at apurinic or apyrimidinic sites): MDIAVLRAEQIATEGKVIRHDDFAFSQPGLIAGADVGFEQGGEVTRAAIALLRFPSLELVEFQVARVTTTMPYIPGFLSFREYPALLAAWDKLGHRPDLLLVDGHGISHPRRLGVASHFGLLVDTPTIGVAKRRLCGKFAPLAEAQGALAPLMDKGEQLAWVWRSKLRCNPLFISTGHRVGLASALHWVQLCMRGYRLPEPTRWADAVASNRTAFKRWQQEREEADFFPPQ; the protein is encoded by the coding sequence ATGGATATCGCTGTACTGCGCGCCGAACAGATAGCTACGGAGGGGAAAGTCATCCGGCACGACGATTTTGCCTTTAGCCAGCCCGGACTTATCGCCGGCGCGGATGTCGGCTTTGAACAGGGAGGTGAGGTGACTCGCGCTGCCATTGCCCTGCTGCGCTTTCCGTCGCTGGAGCTCGTCGAGTTTCAGGTGGCGCGGGTCACTACCACGATGCCGTATATTCCCGGCTTTTTGTCGTTTCGCGAATACCCGGCGCTGTTGGCGGCATGGGATAAACTTGGCCACCGTCCGGATCTGCTGCTGGTGGACGGCCATGGCATCTCGCATCCGCGGCGTCTTGGCGTGGCGAGTCATTTCGGCCTGTTGGTCGATACTCCCACCATCGGCGTAGCCAAGCGCCGCTTATGCGGCAAATTCGCGCCGCTGGCGGAAGCGCAGGGGGCGCTGGCGCCGCTGATGGACAAGGGGGAGCAACTGGCGTGGGTGTGGCGCAGTAAATTACGCTGCAATCCGCTGTTTATTTCCACCGGCCATCGGGTGGGACTGGCATCCGCCCTGCACTGGGTGCAACTTTGCATGCGCGGTTACCGCCTCCCTGAGCCAACGCGCTGGGCCGATGCGGTGGCGTCGAACCGCACGGCTTTCAAGCGCTGGCAGCAGGAGCGGGAGGAAGCGGACTTTTTCCCGCCGCAATAG